GAGTCATGTCTAAGCCAATCAACCAGCGATCAATATCAAACTGTGAATCTTGCTTGTAACCAATCAACAACAGCGACAATTTACCTTGTAAATCCTCAGGTAAAGCCATCGACTCGTTTTCAAGTGTTTGACCTGTTACCGATGGAAAATCTTGCCCTGTAATAGACTGATTGGGATAACTGGTGCTACAAGCACTCAGCAGTAAAGCGGCAATAATCATTAAAAAACGCATCTGTAATCCTTGTTTATAAATATCCGATTCTTTTATACGCAGCCAAATGGCAAAAGGATTGCTTGTTGCCAAATTCAAATAAAAATTGACTGCATTTACAACCAAATGTAACCGTTGCAGCATATTTTTACCCAAAGTATAAACATGTCATTCAGCTAGCTATTCTCTAGCTGCCATTCCTCAATGGCTTCTTTATTCTCCGTGCTCCCCCTCTGTTTTCACCTTTGGTTAATTCATCAAAATAATCCTGCCTATGTACACGTTAAACTTAATCTTAAATAACACCACGCTTTTGTTGCAGCCAGTTGATAATTTGCCCAAGTCGATATCAATTCAGTTTTTACCTGAGCAGGTAAACGTGGCGAATATATTTTATGACTCTATCTAAAAACTCAATCAAATTACTGGCTAAAACACTGTAGTTATAGGTATTATGTTGCTGATTTAAAAGCATGATTCTACATCATGATTTTTATTAACTTAATGACTATCAAGGAATAGTATCGCCATGGAAAGAGGCATCTTAATTCGCTGGAACAATGAAAAAGGTTTTGGTTTTATCAAACCAGAAACCGGCAACACTCAAGATGTGTTTATTCATATTTCAACCCTAAAGCACATGGCCAGAAAGCCCATTGTTGGCGATGAGATACTATTTCATCGCGAGAACCAACCCGATGGCAAAGTCAAAGCCGTAAAAGCCAGTATTGAAGGCGTGGCTGTTATGTCTAACACAACCCGTCCAGCTTCTCACACTGGTCAACATCATCGAAACAGCCCATCTCATCATGACGAAAACTACCGTTCAAGCCCCGTGCTTGGTCGCGTAATCATGCTTATTATCCTGCTTGGGATTGGTATTTTCGGTTATAAACAATATCAAAAAATGACTGCTACGCCAGTGCTGACCAATGAGAATATTGAACAGATGGAGTGGACACCAACCGTATCAAAACCAAGCTCAATCAATCTACAACCACAGTTCAGATGCGAAGCCGGTAAAACACACTGCAGTCAAATGCGCTCATGTGCAGAAGCAACCTTTTATATCCGTAACTGCCCAGGTACACAAATGGACGGAAATAACGATGGAGTTCCATGTGAAAGGCAGTTCTGTAATTAAACATGAGGTGATGGAGTCATAGAAAGCAGGTTCTGGCTAACAGCCGCTTGCTTGGGCACTAGAGTGCTAAATCCTAGACCTTAGGTATGAGTCTTTAGATTCTAGGCTTCAGGAATAAGGTTCCAGCTAGCCTTTATCTATTTGGCACAGGCGGCTATCGCTATTTTTTCGCCTGCTTTCGATACTGGCTTGGGGTCATATTTTTGCAGCGTTTAAAGCTGTGACTAAAATTAGCCCCATCACTAAAACCAAGGCGTTCGGCTATTTCATCAAGTTGCATCGGCGTTAATAATAGCGCTTCGGCTATGCCAAAACGAACATCGTCACGCACCTGGCGCCAACTGGTTTGTTCTAGTGTGAGTTGACGATGCAAAGTGCGAGTCGTTCGAGCTAAATGCTGAGCGATATCTTCCATTGATGCTGTTAAGCCTAAGTGTACTAAGGTGTCTTTTACCAACTTAGCAACAGGTTTCCAGTTTTGCTTTTGTTGCAGTAGCTGGTTGCATTGCGCCTCACATAGTCTGGCGGTGGCTTCATTGGCTTTTAATAATGGCAGATCTAATAGCGGTGCTAATCCAGTAAAACCGTTATAACTAGCATTGAATTGGATCTCAGCACCCAGTTTTTGCTTTATATCCTCGAGTGACAAGCCTGCGGGCTGAGGCGACGTAAACTGCAGTTGTATCGGCAAGTCGTTACTTTCAAATACTTCTCGTTGGATCATCGCAGCGCCCAACATGTCTCTAACTAACACCAGCTCGCCTAACTCTCCAGGAATGTCACATGAGAACCTTAGAGATAAATCGTCTTTAAGCTCAGTTAATGTTATTTGTGAAAAAACATAGGTTAAATCTAGATAACGTAAGCCTAATTCAATCGCCTTTCTCGCAGTGCTGCTCGCCAATAGAGCATAACCCATGATGCCATAACTGGTCAGGTGATAACGGCAACCTAACTCCATTCCAACCTTGAATGGGCATGAAGTATTGAGCATTAGGTTATTTAACACCTGTAATTCTTGTTTTCCTTCAACCAGTTGCTCGTGGTCGGTTAATTGGCCCCCCGTCAAACCAGACCCTTGCAGCAGTTTATCTTGCTCAATGCCCAGCTCAATGCCATAGGACACAATAATTTGCACACTGGTAATACTGCGAAATGTCATAACTGAGGGCTACCATGTCTTAAAATCACAAATATACGTCCCTTTAGCGCGTAGATCAATGAACAATAGTTTCCTATGCTGGATAGATAATACAATTTATTAACAACATTTGAATGAACCGTTATCGAATAGTTAATGCTCAACGTAACAAGTAAAAATAGCGATGACGAATAACAAAAGCTAATAACAAAAGCTAACAACAACCAAGCACGTTAATAAATAACCATAACAAGAATAGAGGGCATCATGACCCAAGTTAAACGAAATCCTACTGTGGTGATCATTGGTGCAGGTATGACGGGCATCTTAATGGACATTAAACTGCGCCAAGCTGGCATCACCGATATTGTAGTACTGGAGAAAAAAGACTGCGTGGGCGGAACGTGGCGAGAAAATACCTACCCTGGAGCTGCCTGCGATGTCCCCGCTCACATGTATACCTATTCATTTGAACCTAATCCAAATTGGAGCCGTTTTTTTGCCCATGGACCAGAGATTAAACAATACTTTGAAAACGTGGCAGATAAATATGATGTTAAACGAGACATACGCTTTAACGAAGCCGTTACCGATGCACAATATGCCAATGGCAAATGGACGGTAAAAACCAGCCAACAGCAAACCTATATTGCCGATTTTATTGTGTGCGCCACCGGCATTTTGCATCATCCACAATTTCCAGACATTCCCGGATTAAAAGATTTTAAAGGCACAACATTCCATACTGCCCAATGGAATCATGACGTCGACATATCCGCCTCAACCCGGGTTGGAGTTATCGGTACTGGGTCAACGGCCGCACAGGCCATACCCGAACTGATTACAACCGGAGCTAAGGTGTCAGTTTTTCAGCGCACACCACAATGGCTAATGCACCTGCCCGATTTTACCTTTTCAAAAACCAACAGAAAGTTAATGGCTCGCTTTCCCATCATCACCAAAATTCATCGCAATATGGGCAAGTTTTTTCTAGAACATTTTTTTACCAAAGCAGTCACGGGACACTTTATCCAAAAGCATGCGTTAAATTTTTTGTGTAAAGCCAACTTACGATTAAGCATTAAAGACCAAACCTTACGCGAAAAGCTACGACCTCATTATCAAGTAGGCTGCAAACGGGTCATTATCAACACCACCTTTTATAAAGGCATTCAAAAACCCAATGCTGAGTTAATAACAGAAGGCATTGAGCGCATAACTGAAACAGGCATTATCACTAAAGACGGTAAACATCACGACCTCGATGTATTGGTATTATCGACCGGTTTTAATGCATTTAGTTTTATGCGCCCAATGAATCTCATTGGGCGCAACAATTTGCACATTGATAAAGCCTGGGCTCATAAAATCAAAGCCTATCGATCAATGTTACTCAGCGACTACCCTAACTTTTTTTTAATGCTCGGCCCCAACACACCTATTGGTAACTTCTCCGTTATCGCCATGAGCGAGGTTCAAACTAACTACGTTATTAAACTGATCGATAAATGGCGTGAGCATGAATTTGATGAGTTTGAAGCCAAGCAACAAGCCATTGACGACTTTAATGCCTACGTAAAGGAAGGGTTAAAAGGCACTAGCTGGGTTGGAGGATGCCAAAGTTGGTATTTAGATGCCGATGGCGACCCAATTTTATGGCCCTACACCTGGCAACGATGGGTTGATGAAATGAAACAGCCGCAGATGGAACACCTTAATACCCGATCATTTTAGTTGGCTTATCCACCTTTCACCCTTACATATCCACCCGTATTGATTCACTCGTGCTGATTGACTCATACTAGAAACAACTAGGTTTATGATGAATAAAAACACTATATTTATTACCGGCGCAGCTTCCGGCATTGGCTTAGCGACGGCAAAACACTTTCACAAAAAGGGCTATTGGGTCGGTATGGCCGACATCAATTTGGCGCAATTAACACAAGCCACCGATATATGGGATAGAACTCGAATAAGGTTGTTTCAACTGGATGTCAGTGATTTTTCACAAGTACAACACGCTATGGCTAAATTTTGTGCTGAACATAATAACTGCCTGGCCATATTAGTTAATAATGCCGGCATATTGAAAATAGGCTCCTTTGAAGAAATCCCTATCGAACAACATCAGCGCACATTAAGTGTCAATGTCATTGGAGTAATGAACCTATGCCATGCTGCATGGCCATATCTACACAACAATGGCACAAGTACTATTATCAATATGTCATCAGCCAGCAGCGATTATGGTGTACCAGAATTAGCCAGCTATTCGGCCAGTAAGTTTGCCGTAAAAGCACTGACCGAGGCGCTGGAACTTGAGTGGAAAAAGTATGGCATCAGCGTATGCGATGTTATGCCGCCCTTTGTGGCAACCAATATGCTGAAGGCACAGAAAAACAGCGCCAAAGTCATGCAACGACTCGGCGTGAATATCACTGCTGAACACGTAGTCGCAGTGATAGATAAACAAGTGAAACAGCCTAAAACCCATAGAACGGTCAGTGTTTTTTATGGCCTATTACATAGATTAAGTAACGTATCACCGACATTTATCAATCGCCTAGCGATGAAGTGGCTAAGTCGATAAAACATGCGGTTCTAATCAGTTAACAATAAGAAAAAGGCTATAGAAATGGACAACGTGAATAAGCCAGCATCATTGCCACAAGACACATCATCATCTGACAAACCGTCGCAAAACGAACTACCACAAGACGAACCGCTACAAGGCAAACGTCTACAAGCGCCCAAGCTTGAAGCGAAACAATTAATGGTCGCCAAGTGGTTGTCATTAGCGCCGTTATACAAGTTACCAGTCACATTATTCAGATATGTATTTCTAGCGATGGACCGAGTACTTGGGCTGACTAAAATTGAAATGGATAAGGTGATTAATTTAACGGTTCCGGTGAGTACTGGCACTCCTTTTATGGGCACTATTCCTTTGAACGAACATAGCGCCTGCGGTACTAGTACTATTAATAACAGCAATAACGGTAATGGCAGCAATAGCACAATAAAGCTTCGCATCTACCATCCTAGCGCCAACAAACCGCAAAAAACCTTAGTGTACTTTCACGGTGGCGGCGGCGTTATTGGCAGTATTAACACTCATGACCACTTTTGCCGCTATCTGGCTAAACATGGCAACATGAACATTATCTCAGTCGATTATCGACTGGCTCCAGAACATAAATTCCCCATCCCGATTTGTGATGCTATCGAAGCGTGGAACTATATCAATGCCAACCATCAACAACTTAATATTAATCCACAGCACGTAGGCGTGGGTGGTGACAGCGCAGGCGGATATCTAGCGTGTATCATCGGTTTA
The nucleotide sequence above comes from Shewanella sp. Arc9-LZ. Encoded proteins:
- a CDS encoding excalibur calcium-binding domain-containing protein; translated protein: MERGILIRWNNEKGFGFIKPETGNTQDVFIHISTLKHMARKPIVGDEILFHRENQPDGKVKAVKASIEGVAVMSNTTRPASHTGQHHRNSPSHHDENYRSSPVLGRVIMLIILLGIGIFGYKQYQKMTATPVLTNENIEQMEWTPTVSKPSSINLQPQFRCEAGKTHCSQMRSCAEATFYIRNCPGTQMDGNNDGVPCERQFCN
- a CDS encoding AraC family transcriptional regulator, with the translated sequence MTFRSITSVQIIVSYGIELGIEQDKLLQGSGLTGGQLTDHEQLVEGKQELQVLNNLMLNTSCPFKVGMELGCRYHLTSYGIMGYALLASSTARKAIELGLRYLDLTYVFSQITLTELKDDLSLRFSCDIPGELGELVLVRDMLGAAMIQREVFESNDLPIQLQFTSPQPAGLSLEDIKQKLGAEIQFNASYNGFTGLAPLLDLPLLKANEATARLCEAQCNQLLQQKQNWKPVAKLVKDTLVHLGLTASMEDIAQHLARTTRTLHRQLTLEQTSWRQVRDDVRFGIAEALLLTPMQLDEIAERLGFSDGANFSHSFKRCKNMTPSQYRKQAKK
- a CDS encoding alpha/beta hydrolase, with the protein product MDNVNKPASLPQDTSSSDKPSQNELPQDEPLQGKRLQAPKLEAKQLMVAKWLSLAPLYKLPVTLFRYVFLAMDRVLGLTKIEMDKVINLTVPVSTGTPFMGTIPLNEHSACGTSTINNSNNGNGSNSTIKLRIYHPSANKPQKTLVYFHGGGGVIGSINTHDHFCRYLAKHGNMNIISVDYRLAPEHKFPIPICDAIEAWNYINANHQQLNINPQHVGVGGDSAGGYLACIIGLHSLQTSLPVQAKVTPAFQFLIYPMVDLQGLTESYRRFNKQLILTRDLMDYFRLKYLHSLDEVTLPLVSPLQAADISESPKSYILTLGFDPLRDDGIAYAQRLKAAGINTQHQHYDDCMHGFISITKLSPRAKQATHNIAMALNSFNE
- a CDS encoding SDR family oxidoreductase — encoded protein: MMNKNTIFITGAASGIGLATAKHFHKKGYWVGMADINLAQLTQATDIWDRTRIRLFQLDVSDFSQVQHAMAKFCAEHNNCLAILVNNAGILKIGSFEEIPIEQHQRTLSVNVIGVMNLCHAAWPYLHNNGTSTIINMSSASSDYGVPELASYSASKFAVKALTEALELEWKKYGISVCDVMPPFVATNMLKAQKNSAKVMQRLGVNITAEHVVAVIDKQVKQPKTHRTVSVFYGLLHRLSNVSPTFINRLAMKWLSR
- a CDS encoding NAD(P)/FAD-dependent oxidoreductase, encoding MTQVKRNPTVVIIGAGMTGILMDIKLRQAGITDIVVLEKKDCVGGTWRENTYPGAACDVPAHMYTYSFEPNPNWSRFFAHGPEIKQYFENVADKYDVKRDIRFNEAVTDAQYANGKWTVKTSQQQTYIADFIVCATGILHHPQFPDIPGLKDFKGTTFHTAQWNHDVDISASTRVGVIGTGSTAAQAIPELITTGAKVSVFQRTPQWLMHLPDFTFSKTNRKLMARFPIITKIHRNMGKFFLEHFFTKAVTGHFIQKHALNFLCKANLRLSIKDQTLREKLRPHYQVGCKRVIINTTFYKGIQKPNAELITEGIERITETGIITKDGKHHDLDVLVLSTGFNAFSFMRPMNLIGRNNLHIDKAWAHKIKAYRSMLLSDYPNFFLMLGPNTPIGNFSVIAMSEVQTNYVIKLIDKWREHEFDEFEAKQQAIDDFNAYVKEGLKGTSWVGGCQSWYLDADGDPILWPYTWQRWVDEMKQPQMEHLNTRSF